The following coding sequences lie in one Gigantopelta aegis isolate Gae_Host unplaced genomic scaffold, Gae_host_genome ctg3051_pilon_pilon:::debris, whole genome shotgun sequence genomic window:
- the LOC121391873 gene encoding LOW QUALITY PROTEIN: kelch-like protein 20 (The sequence of the model RefSeq protein was modified relative to this genomic sequence to represent the inferred CDS: inserted 1 base in 1 codon; deleted 1 base in 1 codon), which yields MTEPLSSASELEDTTPASTEQSPPVGAQEQVNFHKEVLRKVHALRSHRKLCDVVLRAGDREIPTHRAILAAVSSYFQAMFTHELMEKILSALLLSYKSLKYKELCCSFLMKQLEVSNCLGIKTFVEANGCFLKSQKILINLLLLAHIRLPMLSVPFLMDYPTNFWSFVAPMGTCRSGVGVGVLGGAMCAAGGYDGALVSNTVERFDPDKNIWNNIANMSTRRSFPGVAVFDGXTYVFGGNDGTSFLSIVECYDPHVNRWLTIAPLSKPRAGIGVAVLGQQIFVAGGKTMARQDLILLNFLDIRTGQWQTAAPMMSARDGLEQVKMMHSLSRYSYLATEEKKDD from the exons ATGACGGAACCACTTTCTTCTGCTAGTGAGTTGGAAGACACAACCCCAGCTTCAACAGAACAGTCACCTCCTGTAGGAGCTCAGGAACAAGTTAACTTTCACAAAGAAGTGTTACGTAAAGTACATGCCTTAAGATCACATCGGAAGTTATGTGATGTTGTGTTACGAGCTGGTGATCGGGAGATTCCAACTCATCGTGCGATATTAGCAGCAGTTAGTTCATATTTCCAAGCTATGTTCACTCATGAGTTGATGGAAA AGATATTGTCAGCCCTTCTTCTCTCTTACAAATCACTGAAGTACAAGGAGTTGTGTTGTTCATTTCTTATGAAACAACTTGAG GTCTCTAATTGTCTTGGTATAAAGACTTTTGTTGAAGCAAATGGTTGTTTTCTCAAGTCTCAGAAGATATTGATAAATTTGCTC CTCCTAGCTCATATCCGACTACCAATGCTATCTGTACCATTTCTTATGGATTACC CTACTAATTTTTGGTCTTTTGTTGCACCAATGGGGACTTGCCGTTCTGGAGTGGGCGTGGGAGTTCTGGGTGGAGCTATGTGTGCAGCTGGTGGCTATGATGGCGCTCTTGTGTCAAATACTGTTGAGCGTTTTGATCCTGATAAAAATATATGGAACAATATTGCTAACATGAGCACTCGTCGTAGTTTTCCTGGGGTAGCTGTATTTGACG CAACTTATGTTTTTGGAGGCAATGATGGTACATCATTCCTCAGTATTGTTGAGTGTTATGACCCACATGTCAATCGCTGGTTAACAATAGCTCCCCTTAGCAAACCTCGTGCTGGTATTGGCGTAGCTGTACTTGGCCAACAAATCTTTGTTGCTGGAGGGAAAACGATGGCACGTCAAGACTTGATTCTGTTGAATTTTTTAGATATACGCACTGGTCAATGGCAAACAGCTGCTCCAATGATGTCGGCAAGAGATGGA CTTGAGCAAGTGAAGATGATGCACTCCCTATCGAGATATTCCTACTTGGCAACTGAGGAGAAGAAAGATGACTAG
- the LOC121391872 gene encoding LOW QUALITY PROTEIN: guanine nucleotide-binding protein G(o) subunit alpha-like (The sequence of the model RefSeq protein was modified relative to this genomic sequence to represent the inferred CDS: inserted 1 base in 1 codon; deleted 3 bases in 2 codons): MDISFVLFDSCEREAQAAGVKRIIDREIRQAAKDYENTIKILLLGAGESGKSTVVKQMKIIHGDGFVIDAFQSLWADQGIRKCFERAYEYQLNDSAPYYFSNMDRILAPGYTPTEDDVLRSRVQTTGIIETALKWTGVYWYHICNLFRMVDVGGQRSERRKWIQCFDDVRAVLXVCALSGYDMTLFEDGKTNRLEESLNLFQSICNNKFFIKTSMILFLNKVDLFREKLCNADRHLRLFFPQYTGPERDVEAAAVFIQEMFLERNLNKNKIVYPHFTTATDTSNIRVVFKVVLDTIIRENLEAANLL; this comes from the exons ATGGACATCTCTTTTGTGTTATTTGATAGTTGt GAGAGAGAGGCCCAAGCAGCGGGAGTGAAGCGTATTATTGATCGTGAAATCAGACAAGCAGCTAAAGATTATGAAAACACTATCAAAATTTTATTACTTG GTGCTGGTGAGTCTGGGAAGAGTACTGTAGTAAAACAGATGAAGATTATTCATGGAGATGGATTT GTTATTGACGCCTTTCAATCATTATGGGCTGATCAAGGTAtcagaaaatgttttgaaagaGCTTATGAATACCAATTAAATGACTCTGCCCCTTA ctACTTTTCTAACATGGATCGAATCTTGGCACCTGGTTACACACCTACTGAAGATGATGTACTGAGATCTCGTGTTCAGACAACTGGTATTATTGAAACTGCCTTAAAATGG ACAGGTGTATACTGGTACCACATATGTAACCTCTTTAGGATGGTCGATGTTGGAGGACAAAGATCAGAGCGTAGGAAATGGATCCAATGCTTTGATGATGTACGagctgttt ttgtttgtgctCTTAGCGGTTATGATATGACATTGTTTGAAGATGGGAAGACA AATCGTTTAGAAGAATCACTGAACTTATTTCAAAGC ATTTGTAATAACAAGTTCTTTATCAAGACATCTAtg ATCCTCTTCTTAAACAAAGTGGATCTGTTCCGTGAGAAACTCTGCAATGCTGATCGTCACCTACGTCTCTTCTTTCCACAATATACTG GTCCTGAACGTGATGTCGAAGCAGCTGCTGTCTTTATTCAGGAGATGTTTCTAGAGCGCAAtctcaataaaaacaaaatcgttTATCCTCATTTTACAACAGCTACAGATACATCCAATATACGAGTGGTTTTCAAAGTAGTACTTGATACCATTATCAGAGAA AACCTCGAAGCTGCAAACCTACTTTAG